The segment CTTATTGCGGCCCTGCTTCAGCTTTATTTTGTGCAACCGGTTCTGTTGCATGCGGAGCTTTATGAAACCGGCGAGCTGGTTCATTTCGGTGGTGCTGCGGTTAGTGCACATCAGGATGTCGGCGGCATTGATCATGTCCGCGACGGGTTAAGCGTCCTGTTCACCATGCTGGTCTATACCGGATATGCGCTTATTCTGGTTGCGGCCATGGCGCTGGCTGAAAGCCGCGGTCACGAGGTCGCTGGTCGTCAGGGTATTATCTGGGGCATTGCCGGGTTCTTTATCGTTCATTTTGCACCGGGCTTTACCCTTGCACCTGAAGTACCCGGTGTTGCAGCCGCAGACGTTTATGCACGGCAAGTCTGGTGGTTTGCCACCGTCGGGACGGCGGCAATTGCCGTCTGGCTGATTGCATTTGGTCGCAATTGGGTTTCATGGGGGATTGCCGCAGTTCTGCTGCTTGCCCCCCACGTCATCGGCGCGCCGGAGCCTGATACCTTTACCGGACCGGTACCGACTGAAATCGGGGCGCTTTTTGCTGCCCGTGCATTTGGTGTCGGTCTTGCTGCCTGGGTGCTGGTTGGCCTGTTTGCCGGATATTTCTGGCAACGCGAAGGACAACGGGCCGCACAGGCGCAGACCGCCTGATCGCGGTCAAAGTACGATCCTTTTCGGGCGTGCCAGGGGCGCGCCCGATTTATTTTCAGGGTTTTCACGAGGAATAAAATGTCACGTTCACTTGCCCTTTTCGGGATTGGGCTGGTTTTCGGCGGGGGGATCGGTTTTCTGGTGGCGGCTGGTAACGGCATCACCCTTGACGGGCACGATCACGGTGATCCGATGGCGCATGGCGTTGCCGGACATGGTACCGCACACGGTGAAATGAAGATGGGGGCGGCACATGCCAGTCACGACGCCATTATTTCATTACCTGCGGGCACTGATGCACCACGTCTTGATGTCGCGATGATACCGGACCCGGTCAGTGGCTGGAACCTGCATCTAATGGTGCAGAATTTCCGGTTTGCCCCCGAACATGCCAGCAGCACGCATGTCCTGGGAGAAGGCCATGCCCATGTCTATGTTAACGGCACCAAGATTGCCCGCCTGTATGGCCCGTGGTTCCATATCACAGAGCTTCCGGCGGGCGATAACGAGGTCACGGTAACGCTGACGGCCAATGATCACAGCCAGCTTGCCGTCGGCGATAAGCCGCTGCGTCAGACAATGACTGTTTCGGTGGCACCTTAATCAAAGGGCCGGAATTCTGGCCTTAAGGCAAAAACGAAGACGCCCGCAGCCGCGTGCGTCTTCGATCCATCCATCCGGGGCGTTCAGATATTCCCGGCAGGTGGCAATGATATCGTCAATGTCGTGACGCGCCGATAATCCGGCAAAAAGATAACTTGCCCGCCCGGTTCCCTGAAGTGCAACCGATGTCGGGTCGCTGCATGATCCCATGCAGTCAACCTGTGTGACTTCAAACGTTTCGGGCAATTCCGCCTGATCAAGTGCCGTGCCTAACTGCCGCGCAAAACCATCCGCATCGACAAAATCCACCTTTGAGGCCGGATCAGCATCGGGTGCTGGCTGGCAGGTTTTGCAAATGACAATACGGGGCATCGGGCGGTCGGCCTTGGTTCTTAAATCGGGTGGTCACTATGGCTGCAGTGCTGGCGTAATTCATCAACTTTTTCGGGGCGTCGGGCATTGTGTGTGATAACATTCAAATCATGGTTTGAATGTTCTTGACTCCACAACATATGAATTGTTATTTGAATGTAATGCATGAATATAAATTTGAATGTTGGCGAGGTCCAGAATGTCCGTCATCGCAAAATGGGATCAGTTCCCGGCCATTGGAAATTGTGAAAGCTGCAAGTCATCGCTGATTGCGGCTCTGAACGACGCCGTACCGGGGCAAAGCTTTGTTGCTGCCGCCGATGGCCTGCACGCGCAATCTGAACTGAGTGGCAGGGAACAGGGCACGGTTGACGATGTGCTGGCCCGTCATCGCGACGGCATTTCGCATCGTCATTGGGCTGTATCGGGCATGGATTGCGGGTCCTGTGTGGCGAAAATTGAAACCGCGCTTTCCAAACGTGATGGCGTGCAATGTGTCGATGTGTCGATGATGCGCGAAATGGTGACGCTGGGTCTTCGCGACGACAGTGCCGAAACGCGTTCCGATATCAGCACCATGCTGACCAAACTGGGCTATCCGGCAAAGGAAAAGGTAATCCCGGGGGCGGCGAAATCATCCGAATCCGCTTGCTGCGCTGGCGGTTCCTGTGGTTCTGCCAATCCGGCTGCGACGGATAATGCCGCGTCGCAAGATACCGATGCCGATGACAAATCCCTGCTGCGCAAACTGGCCCCCTGGCCGGAAGCCGGGGACGAAATTGCATGGGCGGCGGTCTGGCTTATGCTGGGCGGGCTGGTTGGCTGGCTGGTTCCGGTCACCGATGCTTATGCCATGTCCATTGCCTCTATCATCGCGGCATTGCCGGTGATGAGAACGGCGTTCCGTCTGGCGGCAAGCGGCGCATTCTTTTCCATCGAACTGTTGATGAGTGTCGCGGTTCTTGGCGCGGTTGCAATCGGTGAAAGTCTTGAAGCCGGTATGGTCGTCCTGCTGTTTGCGATTGGCGAAAGCCTTGAAGGTGTTGCCGCTGGTCGGGCACGCAGCGGGGTTAAATCGCTGATGAAACTGGCCCCGGAAACCGCAAGGCGGGTTTCGGCATCGGGTAATGTGTTTGAAACGGTCGCCCCGTCCGCGCTTGCACTGAATGATATTATCGAAGTCCGTCCAGGCGAACGTATTCCGGCTGACGGTGTTCTGACCGACGGGGCCGCCGAAATTGACAACAGCCACCTGACCGGTGAATCCGTGCCCGTCCCGTCCGAACCGGGGGACGAGGTTTTTGCCGGTGCCATTGTCACCGATCGGCCCGTACGCCTGCGCGTGACCCGTGCGGCGGGGCAAACCATGCTGGATCGTGTGATCGAGCTGGTTGAACAAAGCGAAAAGCACAAGGCACCGGTCGAGCGTTTCGTTACCAAATTTGCCCGTATCTATACGCCAATCATCATGGCGCTTGCCGCCCTGACGGTCGTCATTCCGCCGGTCCTGTTCGGGCAGGGCTGGGAAGAATGGATCTATCGCGGGCTGGCCCTGCTTCTGATCGGCTGCCCCTGTGCCTTGGTGATCTCCACCCCGGCGGCGGTCACGTCGGCCCTGGCTCGTGCGGCCAGAATTGGTCTGCTGGTAAAAGGCGGTGCCGCGCTTGAGGCCATCGGGGCGGTTCGTACCATGGCGTTTGACAAAACCGGCACATTGACCGAAGGCAAGCCAAAGCTGACGGCAATGATGTCGGTGGGCGATATGGACGAAGACCGGCTGCTTGCGATTGCTGCTGCGCTTGAAACCGTGACCTCCCACCCGCTGGCAAAGGCGGTGGTTCATGCCGCGACGGAACAGAAACTTGATCTGCCGGAAATCACCGATGCGCGTACGATCGCCGGCGCCGGGGTCGAAGCCCGGATTGATGGCACGCTTTATCGTGTCGGGGCGGCCAAACGCCTTGATATCGAACCGGCTGCAAAAGTTGCCGACTGGCTTGCCGCACAGGAAGACGCCGGTAGCACGGCCGTTGTTATCCTGCGCAATGGCGATGTCATTGGCGCACTTGCGCTGCGGGATACCGCGCGTGCGGATGCCCGGGATGCGCTTGCCAAACTGAACGCCTTGGGCATCAGCCCAGTGATGCTGACGGGCGATGCCGAACGCGTTGCCAAACGCATGGCGGGTGAACTTGGTATGGACTACCGGGCGCAGCTTCTGCCTGAAGACAAGCTGAACGTGCTGGCTGATTTGCGCAATGATCCAGCGCGGAAGGGGCCGATTGCCATGGTTGGTGATGGTATCAACGACGCCCCGGCGCTGAAATCGGCCGATGTCGGCATCGCAATTGGCGGGGGCACCGATATTGCCCTTGAGGCCGCCGATGCGGTGGCGGTCAAGGACCGGCTGTCGGATGTCGTTAATCTGGTAAAGCTGTCCCGCACCACGCGCCGCGTGATCCGCGAAAACATCGGGTTGGCACTGGGGCTTAAGGCTGTCTTTCTGGTCACCAGCATCACCGGTCTGACGGGACTTTGGCTGGCGGTGATGGCCGATACCGGTGCAACCGTTCTGGTGACGCTTAACAGCCTTCGTCTGCTGATCGCGCTGCGCAACCGCTGATCCCTCAGCCGCGCAAGCTACTCCAGAAAATTATCGAAAGTCGGCCGCTATTGCATCTCGTGATAGCGGCCGAATTCTTTTTTGCTACCTCGCGCGCTGCGACTCCCGATCTTCTCCGTGTTCTTGTTCGCGTTTCGCGCAGAAATACTCGGAAAACGCCCTGCTCTGACGGGATGCACAGGTCATGACTTCCATAAAAGTCCGCACATCAGATCGTCCGGGTGCTGAGGTCACTACATTTCGAAAGCCAAGGAAAACTGCGGGTTTCGCAAAAGCGAATTGACATGGCTAGATTTTGGTTTCAAGTTAAATCCGCAACAACGATATTAATTCCGGTATAACGGAATTAATCGGGACTCATCAAAAACGGTTGGCTCTTTTCATCAGCGGAGACAAACATGACCTTCTTAAAAACAATCGCAGTCGCGGCGCTTATGACCGCAACTGCCGGATCGGCCATTGCACAGGAAGCCAGCAAGCTTCAGCAGGTTCTTGATCGTGGTCACCTGATCTTGGGGACCGGCTCGACCAACCCGCCATGGCACTTCATTGACTCGGATAACAAGCTCAAGGGCTTTGACGTTGATATGGGCCGCCTTGTCGCCAAGGCCCTGTTTGGCGATCCCGATAAAATCGAATATGTCCAGCAGTCCGGCGATGCCCGCATCCCGAACCTTGTGACCGACAAGGTCGATCTGACCTGCCAGTTCATGACGGTGACCGCCGAACGCGCCCAGCAGATCGAATTCACGATCCCCTATTACCGTGAAGGCGTTGGTCTGTTGCAGATGGAAGGTGGCGACTACGCCGATTACGAGGCGCTCAAAGCTGCCGGATCGGACGTTACCGTTGCCGTTCTTCAGAACGTCTACGCCGAAGAAATGGTCCACGCTGCCCTGCCAGAGGCAGAAGTTGATCAGTATGACAGTGTGGATCTGATGTATCAGGCGCTGAATTCCGGGCGTGCCGATGCCGCCGCAACTGATCAGTCGGCATTGCGCTGGTTCATGGTCAAAAACCCGGGCCGTTACCATGACGCCGGATATGGCTGGAACCCGCAAAGCTATTCCTGTGGCGTCAAGCCGGGCGATCAGCGTTGGCTGAACTTTGTAAACACGGTTCTGCACGAAGGCATGACCGGTGTTGAATTCCCGTTCTACGCCGACAGCTTCAAAACCTGGTTTGGTACCGAACTGTCGGTGCCGCAGATCGGCTTCCCCGTCGAATACAAATAACCTAGCAGCATCCGGGAAGAACCGTTTTGAACTACGATTTCAATTTCAGCGTCATCTGGCGCAATTGGGAACTGCTGGCGCAGGGCCTTGGCCTTGGCTTGTTCCTTGCCCTTGTTTCGATTGCGATTGGTTGCGGGATCGGACTTCTGGCGGCTTTCGGGATGCTGTCCCGTCACCGGGTTTTACGCTGGATCGCAGTGGCTTATGTCTCTGCGATCCGCAATACCCCGATCCTTGTCCTGATCCTGTTCTGTTACTTCGCATTGCCCCAGCTTGGCATTGCACTCGACAAGATACCATCCTTCATTTTTACCCTGTCGATTTATGCCGGTGCCTATCTGGCGGAAGTTTTCCGTTCGGGCCTTGTCGCCTTGCCAAAGGGCCTGCGCGAAGCCGGGCTTGCCATCGGTCTGACGGAACTGAAAATCAAAATCCACATCATCATTCCGGTGATGTTGCGCAATGTGTTGCCGTCGCTTTCGAACAATTTCATTTCGCTGTTCAAGGACACGTCGCTCGCAGCCGCCATCGCGGTTCCCGAACTGACGTTTTATGCGCGCAAGATCAATGTCGAAAGCTTCCGTGTGATTGAAACATGGATGGTTGCGTCACTGATTTACGTGGTGGCCTGCTATGTCATCGCGTGGTTCCTGCGCCAGCTTGAACAACGTCTTGCGGTTCCGCGCTGAAAGGCTTTCACATGAATTTTTCTCTTTTCCTGACCGAATTGTGGAATGCCCGCATGAACCTGCTGGCTGGGCTTGGCGATACGGTTCTGATTTCCGTCGCATCCGTGCTGCTTGGAACGTTCCTTGGCGTTTTCGTCGGTCTGGCGATGACATATGGCAATAAGCCGACCCGGTTTGGGGTGCGCCTTTATATCGACTTCCTGCGGGGAACTCCGGTTTTCGTTCTGATACTTGCCTGTTTTTATATTCTTTCGGTTGTCGGGCTGGATCTTAGCGCGTTTCAGGCTGGTGTGCTTGCGCTGACGATGTTCTGTTCATCCCATGTCGGGGAAATTGTCCGTGGCGCGTTAAAGGCGATCCCGGCCGGGCAAACCGAAGCCGCCAAGTCAATCGGGCTGACTTTTGGGCAAACCTTTGCCTATGTCCTGCTGCCCCAGGCCCTGCGCCAGATACTGCCGACCTGGGTCAATACCGCGACCGAAATCGTCAAGGCATCGACGCTGCTGTCGATCATTGGTGTGGTTGAATTGCTGCTGGCAACCCAGCAGGTCATTTCGCGGACCTATCTTAGCCTCGAATTCTATCTCTTCGTTGGTTTCGTCTATTTCATTCTGAACTTCCTGATCGAACAGGCCGGCCGTGCTGTCGAACGCCGCATCTCGATCCCATAATGAGGCAGCCATGTCCCCCATTCTGACAATTACCGATCTTCACAAAAGCTTTGGTGATCTCGAAGTCCTCAAGGGCATCGATATGACCATGCAAAAGGGTGATGTCGTCTCG is part of the Thalassospira lucentensis genome and harbors:
- a CDS encoding CbtA family protein, with amino-acid sequence MMSRIFTSALFAGAAAGLIAALLQLYFVQPVLLHAELYETGELVHFGGAAVSAHQDVGGIDHVRDGLSVLFTMLVYTGYALILVAAMALAESRGHEVAGRQGIIWGIAGFFIVHFAPGFTLAPEVPGVAAADVYARQVWWFATVGTAAIAVWLIAFGRNWVSWGIAAVLLLAPHVIGAPEPDTFTGPVPTEIGALFAARAFGVGLAAWVLVGLFAGYFWQREGQRAAQAQTA
- a CDS encoding DUF1636 family protein, whose translation is MPRIVICKTCQPAPDADPASKVDFVDADGFARQLGTALDQAELPETFEVTQVDCMGSCSDPTSVALQGTGRASYLFAGLSARHDIDDIIATCREYLNAPDGWIEDARGCGRLRFCLKARIPAL
- a CDS encoding heavy metal translocating P-type ATPase, whose amino-acid sequence is MSVIAKWDQFPAIGNCESCKSSLIAALNDAVPGQSFVAAADGLHAQSELSGREQGTVDDVLARHRDGISHRHWAVSGMDCGSCVAKIETALSKRDGVQCVDVSMMREMVTLGLRDDSAETRSDISTMLTKLGYPAKEKVIPGAAKSSESACCAGGSCGSANPAATDNAASQDTDADDKSLLRKLAPWPEAGDEIAWAAVWLMLGGLVGWLVPVTDAYAMSIASIIAALPVMRTAFRLAASGAFFSIELLMSVAVLGAVAIGESLEAGMVVLLFAIGESLEGVAAGRARSGVKSLMKLAPETARRVSASGNVFETVAPSALALNDIIEVRPGERIPADGVLTDGAAEIDNSHLTGESVPVPSEPGDEVFAGAIVTDRPVRLRVTRAAGQTMLDRVIELVEQSEKHKAPVERFVTKFARIYTPIIMALAALTVVIPPVLFGQGWEEWIYRGLALLLIGCPCALVISTPAAVTSALARAARIGLLVKGGAALEAIGAVRTMAFDKTGTLTEGKPKLTAMMSVGDMDEDRLLAIAAALETVTSHPLAKAVVHAATEQKLDLPEITDARTIAGAGVEARIDGTLYRVGAAKRLDIEPAAKVADWLAAQEDAGSTAVVILRNGDVIGALALRDTARADARDALAKLNALGISPVMLTGDAERVAKRMAGELGMDYRAQLLPEDKLNVLADLRNDPARKGPIAMVGDGINDAPALKSADVGIAIGGGTDIALEAADAVAVKDRLSDVVNLVKLSRTTRRVIRENIGLALGLKAVFLVTSITGLTGLWLAVMADTGATVLVTLNSLRLLIALRNR
- a CDS encoding transporter substrate-binding domain-containing protein, producing MTFLKTIAVAALMTATAGSAIAQEASKLQQVLDRGHLILGTGSTNPPWHFIDSDNKLKGFDVDMGRLVAKALFGDPDKIEYVQQSGDARIPNLVTDKVDLTCQFMTVTAERAQQIEFTIPYYREGVGLLQMEGGDYADYEALKAAGSDVTVAVLQNVYAEEMVHAALPEAEVDQYDSVDLMYQALNSGRADAAATDQSALRWFMVKNPGRYHDAGYGWNPQSYSCGVKPGDQRWLNFVNTVLHEGMTGVEFPFYADSFKTWFGTELSVPQIGFPVEYK
- a CDS encoding amino acid ABC transporter permease, which translates into the protein MNYDFNFSVIWRNWELLAQGLGLGLFLALVSIAIGCGIGLLAAFGMLSRHRVLRWIAVAYVSAIRNTPILVLILFCYFALPQLGIALDKIPSFIFTLSIYAGAYLAEVFRSGLVALPKGLREAGLAIGLTELKIKIHIIIPVMLRNVLPSLSNNFISLFKDTSLAAAIAVPELTFYARKINVESFRVIETWMVASLIYVVACYVIAWFLRQLEQRLAVPR
- a CDS encoding amino acid ABC transporter permease translates to MNFSLFLTELWNARMNLLAGLGDTVLISVASVLLGTFLGVFVGLAMTYGNKPTRFGVRLYIDFLRGTPVFVLILACFYILSVVGLDLSAFQAGVLALTMFCSSHVGEIVRGALKAIPAGQTEAAKSIGLTFGQTFAYVLLPQALRQILPTWVNTATEIVKASTLLSIIGVVELLLATQQVISRTYLSLEFYLFVGFVYFILNFLIEQAGRAVERRISIP